The genomic region TTCTAATATTCTTTCTATACTTGCATAGTTTGCTTCACTTTTTAAACCTAAAGCCTTTAATCTTTCCTGTCTAATTTCAATAAGTTTAAAAGGATTAGTTGTAAGTCCAATTATTTTAGCAGATGACACCTCGTATAATTCCTTTGGCACTGGAACTTCAGGTACTAAAGGCACATTTGCTACCTTTAAATGCTTGTGTGCTAAATACATACTTAAAGGAGTTTTAGAGGTTCTGGATATACCAGTTAATATTATATCAGCTTTTTTTAAACCTCTTGGGTCCTTACCATCATCATACTTTACAGCAAATTCTATAGCTTCTACTTTTCTAAAATATTTTTCATCCAGCTTTCTTATAATACCTGGTTCACGTTTTGGCTCTGTTCCAATTACTTTTGTAAAACCAGTCAAAATTGGCGACATTACATCAATTATAGAGATATTATTTTTAGTTGCTTCTTCTACAAGAAATCCTTTTAAACAATCCTTCACAATTGTGAATATTATTATTGAATTTTCGTGTTTGGCTTCCTCAACCAGGTCTAAAATCT from Serpentinicella alkaliphila harbors:
- a CDS encoding pyruvate, water dikinase regulatory protein, with the protein product MEINNQLAIYVVSDSIGETAEQVSKAAISQFNIQDYDIRRFPFINEQRQILDLVEEAKHENSIIIFTIVKDCLKGFLVEEATKNNISIIDVMSPILTGFTKVIGTEPKREPGIIRKLDEKYFRKVEAIEFAVKYDDGKDPRGLKKADIILTGISRTSKTPLSMYLAHKHLKVANVPLVPEVPVPKELYEVSSAKIIGLTTNPFKLIEIRQERLKALGLKSEANYASIERILEELEYAEGIMKRLGCPVIDVSTKAVEESASIILEIFREKGHKFSNGKSF